In Symphalangus syndactylus isolate Jambi chromosome 9, NHGRI_mSymSyn1-v2.1_pri, whole genome shotgun sequence, the genomic stretch CACACtactcccagcttcacttctaccatcaccaccaccaccgagAGCACATCTCACAGTGATCCCAGCTTGACTTCTGACATCACCACCACTGAGACCCAGTCATACAGTCCTCCCATCTTCACTTCTTTGATCACCACAACAGAGACCacctcacacagtactcccaGCTTCACTACTTCGATCACCACCACCGAGACCACCTCACAGAGTCTTCCAGGCTTCACTTTTTCGATCCCCACCACCGAGACCACCTCACACAGTCCTCCCAGCTTCACTTCCTCCAGCACCACCACTGAGACCCCTTCACGTAGTCCTCCTGCCTTCTCTTCTTCAATTGACACCTCCAAGACCACCTCAACCAGTCCTCCCAGATTCACCTCTGTGATCGCCACCACCAAGACCACCTCACGCAGTACTCCCAGGTTCACTTCTGCAATTGCCAGCACCAAGACCACTTCACAGAATACTCCCAGTTTGACTTCTCTCATCGCCACCACTGGGACCAGCTCACATAATACCCTCGGCTTTAGTTCTTCAATCGCCACCACTGAGACAACCTCACACAGTACTGCCGGCTTCACTTCTTCGATCGCCACCAGCGAGACCACATCACACAATACTCCTGGCTTCACTTCTTCGATCGCCACCACCGAGACCacctcacacagtactcccagcttcacttcttcaATCACCACCATGGAGACCACCTCACACAGTCCTCCCAGCATCACTTCTTCAATGACTACCACCGAAACCCCCTCACACAGTAATCCCAGCTTCACTTCTTTCATCACCACCACCGAGTCCACCTCACACAGtcctcccagcttcacttctGTGATCGCCACCACAAAGACCacctcacacagtactcccaTTTTCACTTCTTCCATCACCACCACCGAGACCACCTCACACAATCCTCCAGGCTTCACTTTTTTGATCCCCACCACCGAGACTACCTCACACAGTCCTCCCAGTTTCATTTCTTCGATCACTACCACTGAGACCCCCTCACACAGTAATCCCAGCTTCACATCTTTGATCACCACCACCGAGTCCACCTCACACAGTCCTCCGGGCTTCACTTCTGCGATCGCCACCACAGAGATCacctcacacagtactcccaTTTTCACTTCTTCGATCGCCACCACTGAGACCATCTCACACAgtactcccagcttcacttcATCGATCACCAGCACCAGGACTATCTCACACAGTACTTCCAGCTTCAGTGCTTTGATCACCACCACGGAGACAACCTCACAGAGTTCTTCCAGCTCAAGTTCTTTGATCACCACCACAAAGTCCACCCCACACAATCCTCTGAGCTTCACTTCTGCGATCACCACCAAAGGGATCacctcacacagtactcccaTTTTCCCTTCTTCGATCACCACCACTGAGACCACATCCCACAAtactcccagcttcacttctttGGCCACCACCATTGAGGCCACATCCCACAGTATTTCCAGCTTGACTTCTTCAATCACTACAACTGGGACCACCTCACGCAgtactcccagcttcacttctttAACCACAATCACCGAGTCCACATCCCACAGTACTACCAGCTTCACTACTTCAATCACCACCACTGAGACCacctcacacagtactcccagcttcacttcttcaATCACCACCACTGAGATTATATCACATAGTACCCCCAGCTACACTTCTTCGATTGCCACCACTGAGACACCCTCACACAGTACTCCCAGCTTCCCTTTTTCAATCACGACCACTGAGACCACATCACACAGGACTCCCAGGTTGACTTCTGCGATCACCACCACTAAGAGCACGTCACACAGCATTCCAGGCTTCGCTTCTTTGATCACCACCAGCGAGACTACCTCACATCTTCCTCCCAGGTTCTCTTCTTTGATCACCACCACCGAGACCACCTCGCACAGTACTCCCAGCTTCACTGCTTCGATCACCTGCACCGAGACCACCTCACACAGTCCTCCCAGCTTCACTTCCTCAAGCACCACCACCGAGACCCCTTCACACAGTCCTCCCAGCTTCAATTCTTCGATCACTACCGCTGAGACCCCCTCACACAGTAATCCCAGCTTCACATCTTTGATCACCACCACCGAGTCCACCTCACACAGTCCTCTGGGCTTCACTTCTGCGATCGCCACCACAGGGATCacctcacacagtactcccaTTTTCACTTCTTCGATCGCCACCACTGAGACCATCTCACACAgtactcccagcttcacttcATCGATCACCAGCACCGAGACCATCTCACACAGTACTTCCAGCTTCAGTTCTTTGATCACCACGACAGAGAGAACCTCACAGAGTTCTTCCAGCTTAAGTTCTTTGATCACCACCACAAAGTCCACCCCACACAATCCTCCAAGCTTCACTTCTGCGATCACCACCAAAGGGATGATGTCACACAGTACTCCCAGGTTCACTTCTGCGATTGCCAGCACCAAGACCACTTCACAGAGTACTCCCAGTTTGACTTCTCTCATCGCCACCACTGGGACCAGCTCACCCAGTAGCCTCGGCTTTAGTTCTTCGATCGCCACCACTGAGACAACCTCACACAGTACTGCCGGCTTCACTTCTTCAATTGCCACCAGCGAGACCACGTCACACAATACTCCTGGCTCCACTTCTTCGATCGCCACCACCGAGAGCACCTCACACAGTACTCTCAGCTTCACTTCTTCAATCACCACCACTGAGTCCACCTCACACAGTACTGCCAGCATCACTTCTTCAATCACCACTACCGAGATCATTTCACGCAGTACTCCCATCTACACTTCTTTGATCGTCACCACTGGGACACCCTCACACACtactcccagcttcacttctaccatcaccaccaccgagAGCACATCTCACAGTGATCCCAGCTTGACTTCTGCAATGACCACCACTGAGACCAGGTCATACAGTCCTCCCATCTTCACTTCTTCAATCACCACCACCGAGACCACCTCACAGAGTCTTCCAGGCTTCACTTTTTCAATCCCTACCACCGAGACCACCTCACACAGTCCTCCCAGCTTCACTTCCTCCAGCACCACCACTGAGACCCCTTCACGTAGTCCTGCCTTCTCTTCTTCAATTGACACCTCCAAGACCACCTCAACCAGTCCTCCCAGATTCACCTCTGCAATCGCCACCACCAAGACCACCTCACGCAGTACTCCCAGGTTCACTTCTGCGATTGCCAGCACCAAGACCACTTCACAGAATACTCCCAGTTTGACTTCTCTCATCACCACCACTGGGACCAGCTCATCCAGTACCCTCGGCTTTAGTTCTTTGATCACCACCAGTGAGACAACCTCACACAGTACTGCTGGCTTCACTTCTTCGATCGCCACCAGTGAGACCACATCACACAATACTCCTGTCTTCACTTCTTCGATCGCCACCACCGAGACCacctcacacagtactcccagcttcacttcttcaATCACCACCATGGAGACCACCTCACACAGTCCTCCCAGCATCACTTCTTCAATGACTACCACCGAAACCCCCTCACACAGTAATCCCAGCTTCACTTCTTTCATCACCACCACCGAGTCCACCTCACACAGtcctcccagcttcacttctGTGATCGCCACCACAAAGACCacctcacacagtactcccaTCTTCACTTCTTCCATCACCACCACTGAGACCACCTCACACAATCCTCCAGGCTTCACTTTTTTGATCCCCACCACCGAGACCacctcacacagtactcccaGCTTCACTACTTCGATCGCCACCACCGAGACCacctcacacagtactcccagcttcacttcttcaATCACCACCCTGGAGACCATCTCACACAGTACTGCCAGCATCACTTCTTCGATCACCACCACCGAGATCATTTCACACAGTACTCCCAGCTACACTTCTTTGATCGCCACCACTGGGACACCCTCACACACtactcccagcttcacttctaCGATCACCACCATCGAGAGCACATCTCACAGTGATCCCAGCTTGACTTCTGGCATCACCACCACTGAGTCCCAGTCATACAGTCTTCCCATCTTCACTTCTTCGATCACCACCACAGAGACCacctcacacagtactcccagcttcacttcttcGATCACCACCACCGAGACCACCTTACACAGTCTTCCAGGCTTCACTTTTTCGATCCCCACCACCGAGACCACCTCACACAGtcctcccagcttcacttcttcaATGACTACCACCGAAACCCCCTCACACAGTAATCCCAGCTTCACTTCTTTCATCACCACCACCGAGTCCACCTCACACAGtcctcccagcttcacttctGTGATCGCCATGACAAAGACCacctcacacagtactcccaTCTTCATTTCTTCCATCACCACCACTGAGACCACCTCACACAATCCTCCAGGCTTCACTTTTTTGATCCCCACCACCGAGACTACCTCACACAGtcctcccagcttcacttcttcGATCACTACCACTGCGACTCCCTCACACAGTAATCCCAGCTTCACATCTTTGATCACCACCACCGAGTCCACCTCAGACAGTCCTCCAGGCTTCACTTCTGTGATCGCCACCACAGAGATCacctcacacagtactcccaTTTTCACTTCTTCAATCGCCACCACCAAGAGCacctcacacagtactcccaGCTTCATTTCATTGATCACCAGCACCGAGACCATCTCACACAGTACTCCCAGCTTCAGTTCTTTGATCACTGCCACGGAGACCACATCCCACAGTACTCCCAGCTTAACTTCTTTGATCACCACCACCAAGTCCACCTCACACAATCCTGCAAGCTTCACTTCTGCGATCGCCACCACAGGGTTCATCTCACGCAGTACTCCCATTTTCACTTCTTCAATTGCCACCACCGAGAGCacctcacacagtactcccaGCTTCCCTTCTTTGATCACCAGCACCGAGACTGCATCCCACAgtactcccagcttcacttcttcGATCACCACCATTGACGCCACATCCCACAGTACTTCCAGCTTGACTTCTTCGATCACTACAACTGGGACCACCTCACACAGTACTCTCAGCTTTACTGCTTTAACCACCATCACCGAGTCCACATCCCACAGTAGTACCAGCTTCACTTCTTCAATCACCACCACTGAGACCACCTCATACAGTATGCCCACCTTCAATTCTTTGATCGCCACCACTGAGATAATCTCACACAGTACTCCCAGCTACACTTCTTTGATCACCACCACCGAGACACCCTCACACAGTACTCCCAGCTTCCCTTCTTCAATCACGACCACTCAGTCCATATCACACAGTACTCCCAGGTTGACTTCTGCGATCACCACCACTGAGACCATGTCACACAGTCCTCCCATCTTCACTTCTTTGATCACTACTTCGAAGTCCTTCACTACTTCGATCATCTCACGTAGTACTCCCAGCTACACTTCTTTGATTGCCATCACCAGGACACTCTCACACAGTACTCCCAGCTTCCCTTCTTCAATCACGACCACTCCGTCCATATCACACAATACTCCCAGCTTGACTTCTGCGATCACCACCACTAAGACCATGTCACACAGTATTCCAGGCTCCACTTCTTCGATCACCACCACTGAGACTACCTCACACCTTCCTCACAGGTTCACTTCTTTGATCACCACCACCGAGACCACCTCACACAGTCCTCCCAGCTTCACTGATTCGATCACCAGCAGTGTGACCACCTCACACAGTACTCCTGGCTTCACTTCTTTGATCGCCACCACTGAGACCACCTCACACAGtcctcccagcttcacttcttcaAGCACCACCACTGAGACCCCTTCACACCGTACTCCTGGCTTCTCTTCTTCAATTGCCTCCTCCAAGACCACCTCAACCAGTCCTCCCAGATTCACCTTTGTGATCGCCACCACCAAGACCACCTTACACAGTACTCCCCGGTTAACTTCGGAGATTTCCAGCACCAAGACCACTTCACACCGTACTCCCAGCTTCAGTTCTTTTATCACCGCCACCAAGACCATATCATACAGTACTCCCAGCCTCACTTCTTCGATCAGTACCATCGAGACCACATCGCACTGTACTCCTAGCTTGACATCTTCGATCACTACAACCGGGACCACCTCACACTgtactcccagcttcacttctttAATCACCATCACTGAGTCCACATTCCACAGTACTACCAGTTTTCCTTCTTCAATCACCACCACTGAGACCACCTCACACAGTACCCCCAGCTTCACTTCTTCGATTGCCACCACTgatatcatctcacatagtaCTCCCAGCTACATTTCTTCGATGGCCACCACCAAGACACCCTCACAGAGTACTCCCAGCTTGCCTTCTTCGATCATGACCACTGAGACCATATCACACAGTACTCCAGGCTTCACTTCTTTGATCACCACCACAGAGACCACCTCTCATAATACTCCCAGCTTCAGTTCTTCGATCACCACTGAGACCacctcacacagtactcccagcttcacttcttcaATCACCACCACCGAGACCCCCTCAGACAGTACTCCCGTCTTCACTCCTTCTATTGCCACGTCCGAGACAacctcacacagtactcccaGCTACACTTCTTTGATTGCCACCACCGAGACCATGTCACACAGTACTCCTGGCTTTACTTCTTCAATCACCACCACCGAGACCACCTTACACAGTTCTCCCAGCTTTACTTCTTTGATCACCACCATCGAGACCACCTCACAGAGTtctcccagcttcacttctttGATCACCATCACCCAGTCCACATCCCACAGTACTGCCAGATTCAATTCTTCAAACACCACCACTGAGATCACCTCACGCAgtactcccagcttcacttctttAATCACTGCCATGGAGACCACGTCACACCGTACTTCCAGCTTGACTTCTTCAATCACCACCAATGAGACCATCTCACACAGTCCTCCCAGAACTTCTTCGATCACGACCACTGAGACCCCCTCACACAGTACTCCCAGCTTAACTTCTTTGATCACAACCACCAAGTCCACCTCACACAGTCCTTCAAGCTCCACTTCTGTGATTGCCACCACTGGGACCacctcacacagtactcccaTCTTCACTTCTTCGACGGCCACCACTGAGAGCACCTCACATAgtactcccagcttcacttcATCGCTCATCAGCCCTGAGACCATCTCACACAGCACTCCCCACTTGAATTCTTTGATCACTGCCACTGAAACCATATCACACACTACTCCCAGCTTCACTTTGATCACCAGCACTGATACCACATCCCACAGTACTCCCAGCTTCCCTTCTTCGATCACCACCATTGAGACCACAGCCCACAGTACTTCCACCTTGACTTCTTCAATCCCTACAACCAGGGCCACCTCACACAGTACTCTCAGCTTCACTTCTTTAATCACCATCACTGAGTCCACATCCCACAGTACTATCAGCTTCACTACTTCAATCACCACCACTGAGACCACCTCACACAGTATTCCCAGCTTCACTTCTTTGATTGCCACCATCGAGACACCCTCAAGTAgtactcccagcttcacttcttcGATCACCACCAAGGAGACCCCCTCACACAgtactcccagcttcacttcttcaATCACCACCACCAAGACCACATCACAGAGTtctcccagcttcacttctttGATCACCATCACCGAGTCCACGTCCAACAGTATTGCCAGCTTCACCTCTTCAATGAGCACCACTGAGACCACCTCACACAGTAttcccagcttcacttcttcGATTGCCACCATCACGACACCCTCACATAgtactcccagcttcacttcttcGATCACCACCACTGATTCCATATCATACAGTACTCCCAGCTTGACTTCTGTGGTCACCACTACTGAGACCACGTCACACAGTATTCCCGGCTTCACTTCTTCAATCACCAGCACTGAGACCACCTCAGACAgtactcccagcttcacttcttcaATCACTAGCACCGAGACCacctcacacagtactcccagcttcacttctttGATCACCACCACCGAGACCACCTCACACAGTCCTCCCATCTTCACTTCTTCTATCTCCACCACCAAGACCACCTCACACAGTACTGCCAGGTTCACTTCTGCAATCACCAGCACTGAGACCGCCTCACACAGTACTTCCAGCTTGACTTCTCTGATCGTCACCACCAAGACCACGTCACACACTACCCTCGGCTTAAGTTCTTCAATCACCACTACCAAGACAACTTCACACAGTACTCCTGGCTTCACTTCTTCGAATGCCACCACAGGGACCACCTCACACAGTGCTTCCAGCTTCACTTCTTTGATCACCAGCACTGAGACCACCTCACACAGTATTCGCAGCTTCACTTCTGCAATCGCCAGCATTGAGACCacctcacacagtac encodes the following:
- the LOC129490675 gene encoding mucin-3B-like, yielding MTSHNTPRFTSAIASTKTTSQSTPSLTSLIATTGTSSPSSLGFSSSIATTETTSHSTAGFTSSIATSETTSHNTPGSTSSIATTETTSHSTPSFTSSITTTESTSHSTPIYTSSIATTGTPSHTTPSFTSTITTTTESTSHSDPSLTSDITTTETQSYSPPIFTSLITTTETTSHSTPSFTTSITTTETTSQSLPGFSSSIATTETTSHSTAGFTSSIATSETTSHNTPGFTSSIATTETTSHSTPSFTSSITTMETTSHSPPSITSSMTTTETPSHSNPSFTSFITTTESTSHSPPSFTSVIATTKTTSHSTPIFTSSITTTETTSHNPPGFTFLIPTTETTSHSPPSFISSITTTETPSHSNPSFTSLITTTESTSHSPPGFTSAIATTEITSHSTPIFTSSIATTETISHSTPSFTSSITSTRTISHSTSSFSALITTTETTSQSSSSSSSLITTTKSTPHNPLSFTSAITTKGITSHSTPIFPSSITTTETTSHNTPSFTSLATTIEATSHSISSLTSSITTTGTTSRSTPSFTSLTTITESTSHSTTSFTTSITTTETTSHSTPSFTSSITTTEIISHSTPSYTSSIATTDLITTTETTSHSTPSFTASITCTETTSHSPPSFTSSSTTTETPSHSPPSFNSSITTAETPSHSNPSFTSSIATTETTSHSTPSFTSSITTTESTSQSTSRITSSITTTEIISRSTPIYTSSIATTGTPSHTTPSFTSTITTTTESTSHSDPSLTSDITTTETQSYSPPIFTSLITTTETTSHSTPSFTTSITTTETTSQSLPGFTFSIPTTETTSHSPPSFTSSSTTTETPSRSPPAFSSSIATTETTSHSTAGFTSSIATSETTSHNTPGFTSSIATTETTSHSTPSFTSSITTMETTSHSPPSITSSMTTTETPSHSNPSFTSFITTTESTSHSPPSFTSVIATTKTTSHSTPIFTSSITTTETTSHNPPGFTFLIPTTETTSHSPPSFISSITTTETPSHSNPSFTSLITTTESTSHSPPGFTSAIATTEITSHSTPIFTSSIATTETISHSTPSFTSSITSTRTISHSTSSFSALITTTETTSQSSSSSSSLITTTKSTPHNPLSFTSAITTKGITSHSTPIFPSSITTTETTSHNTPSFTSLATTIEATSHSISSLTSSITTTGTTSRSTPSFTSLTTITESTSHSTTSFTTSITTTETTSHSTPSFTSSITTTEIISHSTPSYTSSIATTETPSHSTPSFPFSITTTETTSHRTPRFSSLITTTETTSHSTPSFTASITCTETTSHSPPSFTSSSTTTETPSHSPPSFNSSITTAETPSHSNPSFTSLITTTESTSHSPLGFTSAIATTGITSHSTPIFTSSIATTETISHSTPSFTSSITSTETISHSTSSFSSLITTTERTSQSSSSLSSLITTTKSTPHNPPSFTSAITTKGMMSHSTPRFTSAIASTKTTSQSTPSLTSLIATTGTSSPSSLGFSSSIATTETTSHSTAGFTSSIATSETTSHNTPGSTSSIATTESTSHSTLSFTSSITTTESTSHSTASITSSITTTEIISRSTPIYTSLIVTTGTPSHTTPSFTSTITTTESTSHSDPSLTSAMTTTETRSYSPPIFTSSITTTETTSQSLPGFTFSIPTTETTSHSPPSFTSSSTTTETPSRSPAFSSSIDTSKTTSTSPPRFTSAIATTKTTSRSTPRFTSAIASTKTTSQNTPSLTSLITTTGTSSSSTLGFSSLITTSETTSHSTAGFTSSIATSETTSHNTPVFTSSIATTETTSHSTPSFTSSITTMETTSHSPPSITSSMTTTETPSHSNPSFTSFITTTESTSHSPPSFTSVIATTKTTSHSTPIFTSSITTTETTSHNPPGFTFLIPTTETTSHSTPSFTTSIATTETTSHSTPSFTSSITTLETISHSTASITSSITTTEIISHSTPSYTSLIATTGTPSHTTPSFTSTITTIESTSHSDPSLTSGITTTESQSYSLPIFTSSITTTETTSHSTPSFTSSITTTETTLHSLPGFTFSIPTTETTSHSPPSFTSSMTTTETPSHSNPSFTSFITTTESTSHSPPSFTSVIAMTKTTSHSTPIFISSITTTETTSHNPPGFTFLIPTTETTSHSPPSFTSSITTTATPSHSNPSFTSLITTTESTSDSPPGFTSVIATTEITSHSTPIFTSSIATTKSTSHSTPSFISLITSTETISHSTPSFSSLITATETTSHSTPSLTSLITTTKSTSHNPASFTSAIATTGFISRSTPIFTSSIATTESTSHSTPSFPSLITSTETASHSTPSFTSSITTIDATSHSTSSLTSSITTTGTTSHSTLSFTALTTITESTSHSSTSFTSSITTTETTSYSMPTFNSLIATTEIISHSTPSYTSLITTTETPSHSTPSFPSSITTTQSISHSTPSFSSFITATKTISYSTPSLTSSISTIETTSHCTPSLTSSITTTGTTSHCTPSFTSLITITESTFHSTTSFPSSITTTETTSHSTPSFTSLITTTETTSHNTPSFSSSITTETTSHSTPSFTSSITTTEATSHSTLSFTSLITITESTSHSTISFTTSITTTETTSHSIPSFTSLIATIETPSSSTPSFTSSITTKETPSHSTPSFTSSITTTKTTSQSSPSFTSLITITESTSNSIASFTSSMSTTETTSHSIPSFTSSIATITTPSHSTPSFTSSITTTDSISYSTPSLTSVVTTTETTSHSIPGFTSSITSTETTSDSTPSFTSSITSTETTSHSTPSFTSLITTTETTSHSPPIFTSSISTTKTTSHSTARFTSAITSTETASHRTTSHSASSFTSLITSTETTSHSIRSFTSAIASIETTSHSTPILTSPITTTENIPHCTPSFSSSIATTKTTSHSTPSFTFLITTTETTSHSTPSFTSSIATSETTLHSTPGFISSITTTETTSRKTTSYSTPSFTSSTIYSTVSSSTTAITSPFTTSETGVTSTPLSPSSLSTDILTTSLRTLPPLSLRTSTSLTTTTDLPSIPTDISSLPTPTHIISSSPSVQSTEISSLVGTTSPTVSTVRTTLRNTENTTISSFSTSIVVMPETPTQTPPVLTSATGTQTSPVPTTVTFGSMDSSTSTLHTLTPSTALSKIMSTSQYPVPSTHPSTLQTTPSTPSLQTSLTSTSEFTTESFTRGSTSTNAILTSFSTIIWSSTPTIIMSSSSSSASITPVFSTTTHSVPSSPYIFSTENVGSSSITAFPTLSSSATTSTSPTSFSLTTALTEITPFSYISLPSTTPCPETITITIVPASPTDPCVEMDSSTEAPSPPTTPLTVFPFTTEMITCPSSISIQTTLTTYMDTSSMTPESEPSITPNASSSTGTGTVPTNTVFTSTQMPTSETWLSTSSVIPPPLPGVSTIPLTTKLSSSLPTILRTSRKSTHPSPPTTRTSETPVATTQTPTTLTSRRTTPITSQMTTQSPLTTTAGTCDNGGTWEQGQCACLPGFSGDRCQLQTTCQNGGQWDGLKCQCPSTFQGSRCEFAVEEVDLDVVETEVGMEVSVDQQFSPDLNDNTSQAYRDFNKTFWNQMQKIFADMRGFTFKGVEILSLRNGSIVVDYLVLLELPFSTQLESEYEQVKTALKEVLQNASQDANSCQDSQTLCFKPDSIRVNNNSKTELIPEAICRRAAPTGYEEFYFPLVEATRLRCVTKCTSGVDNAIDCHQGQCVLERSGPVCRCYSTDTHWFSGPRCEVAVHWRALVGGLTAGAALLLLLLLALGVWAVRSGWCGGLRRGRSWDQDRKWFETWDEEVVGTFSNWGFEDEGTDKHKNFHVALENVDTTVKVHIKRPEMTSSSV